A genomic window from Halogeometricum borinquense DSM 11551 includes:
- a CDS encoding hotdog family protein: protein MPPEEGDTHVVERSFTPADVRQFADLSGDDQPQYTEPDEDGRLLVHGLLTATVPTEVGSELGMLARTFTFEAHRPVYTSQTVRCACVVEEIEETEEQYNLTVEVTCTCEGDVVMTGSVAGIVAKP from the coding sequence ATGCCACCAGAGGAAGGTGACACGCACGTTGTCGAGCGTTCGTTCACGCCCGCGGATGTCCGGCAGTTCGCCGACCTCTCCGGTGACGACCAACCGCAGTACACCGAACCCGACGAAGACGGTCGGTTGCTCGTTCACGGGTTGTTGACGGCGACGGTACCGACCGAAGTCGGCAGCGAACTCGGCATGCTCGCGCGGACGTTCACTTTCGAGGCCCACCGGCCGGTGTACACCAGCCAGACCGTCCGCTGTGCGTGCGTTGTAGAGGAAATCGAGGAGACAGAAGAGCAGTACAACCTCACAGTCGAAGTAACCTGTACCTGCGAGGGTGATGTGGTGATGACAGGCTCGGTCGCGGGAATCGTCGCGAAGCCTTAG
- a CDS encoding response regulator produces the protein MTADGGETESGVSDPIRVLHVDDDAAFAELVAIYLERESDRITVITATSVSDALTELDSGIDCIVADYEMPDRNGIEFLEVVTERYPDLPFILFTGRGSEEIASEAISAGVTDYLQKSTGTEQYTLLANRICNAVEGYRSQRVLEERKRRLETLIDNLPGIVYRCLNEPEWPMEYVEGDCEELTGYTSQAVESGDPVWGEEILHPDDKERAWEVVQSALDDDGTFELTYRIVTKDDQTKWMWERGQAICEDGELVALEGFVTGITDRKEQQREIERKSHKLDEFASIVSHDMQDPLAVAREHVELARTEDDTDYLDTVEDAHERLKRLTETLLTLSRDGEVPPEAVNMSLAETSSWFVGERHEDDATRGR, from the coding sequence ATGACTGCCGATGGTGGGGAGACGGAGAGTGGGGTATCAGATCCGATACGCGTTCTCCACGTTGACGACGATGCCGCATTCGCCGAGTTGGTCGCTATCTATCTCGAACGCGAAAGCGACCGAATCACCGTCATCACGGCGACGTCCGTTTCTGATGCCCTCACTGAACTAGACAGCGGAATCGACTGTATCGTCGCCGACTACGAGATGCCCGACCGGAACGGGATCGAATTTCTCGAAGTCGTCACGGAGCGGTATCCGGACCTGCCGTTTATCCTGTTCACCGGAAGAGGGTCCGAAGAGATAGCGAGCGAAGCGATTTCTGCGGGTGTCACCGACTATCTCCAGAAATCGACCGGCACAGAGCAGTATACACTATTAGCGAACCGCATCTGCAACGCTGTCGAAGGATATCGCTCACAACGCGTGCTGGAAGAGCGAAAACGACGGTTGGAAACCCTCATCGACAACTTGCCGGGAATCGTATACCGTTGCCTGAACGAACCCGAGTGGCCGATGGAGTACGTCGAAGGCGATTGTGAGGAACTTACTGGTTACACATCGCAGGCGGTTGAATCCGGAGACCCGGTTTGGGGCGAGGAAATTCTTCATCCGGACGACAAAGAACGCGCGTGGGAGGTCGTTCAGTCGGCGCTCGACGATGACGGTACCTTCGAGTTGACCTACCGAATTGTCACCAAAGACGATCAGACGAAGTGGATGTGGGAACGCGGGCAGGCGATTTGCGAAGACGGCGAACTCGTCGCCTTGGAAGGATTCGTTACCGGAATCACCGACCGAAAGGAGCAACAGCGGGAAATCGAACGGAAGAGTCACAAACTGGACGAGTTTGCGAGCATCGTCTCACACGACATGCAAGACCCGTTGGCCGTCGCCCGCGAGCACGTCGAACTCGCCCGGACTGAGGACGACACCGACTATCTCGACACCGTCGAAGACGCGCACGAACGGCTGAAACGGCTCACCGAAACGCTGCTGACGCTTTCCCGCGACGGCGAGGTGCCGCCCGAGGCGGTGAACATGTCGCTTGCGGAGACAAGTTCTTGGTTCGTCGGTGAGAGACACGAAGACGATGCCACCAGAGGAAGGTGA
- a CDS encoding M48 family metalloprotease, whose translation MVFVGVAVFVFYALLAYASYLALSILWRLQFDLTTAVLFVLGFTLVFGYLGLRVGTARLLSQLDAQELPRERVPGAYHVLDGLAAEMDLDEPPRLMVASLSTPNAFALDTMGRNTVVVDTVLFRILDRDELEGLLAHELAHLERKDSLVQTLAFSTIQTVVNLAYVVVAPFAFLVTGLALSTAWVRGDPTSWPETLPGRIRHRLEQGASLVMGVMTLLARAHSRKREYAADERAAAVTGRPLALARALEKLERASSAEFGILSPLWIRGEVESEEERRLRDLLSTHPRTEDRVKRLRDHAESNRVRIS comes from the coding sequence ATGGTCTTCGTGGGTGTCGCTGTCTTCGTCTTCTACGCGCTCCTTGCGTACGCGAGTTACCTCGCCCTCTCGATCCTGTGGCGACTACAGTTCGACCTCACGACAGCGGTCCTTTTCGTCCTCGGATTTACCCTCGTGTTCGGGTATCTCGGTCTCAGAGTGGGGACCGCGCGACTCCTCTCACAACTCGACGCGCAGGAACTTCCGCGGGAACGCGTCCCCGGCGCGTATCACGTGTTAGATGGACTCGCCGCCGAGATGGACCTCGATGAGCCGCCACGGCTGATGGTCGCCTCGCTTTCGACGCCAAACGCGTTCGCACTCGATACGATGGGACGCAATACTGTCGTGGTCGATACCGTCCTGTTTCGAATCCTCGACCGCGACGAGCTCGAGGGGCTGTTAGCGCACGAACTTGCACATCTCGAACGCAAAGATAGCCTCGTCCAGACGCTCGCGTTCAGCACGATTCAGACCGTTGTGAACCTCGCGTACGTCGTCGTCGCCCCGTTCGCCTTTTTGGTAACGGGACTTGCACTCTCTACGGCGTGGGTCCGCGGCGACCCGACGTCGTGGCCCGAAACGCTCCCCGGTCGCATTCGGCACCGACTCGAACAGGGGGCGTCGCTCGTGATGGGCGTCATGACGCTTCTGGCCCGTGCGCATTCGCGGAAACGGGAGTACGCCGCCGACGAGCGTGCGGCCGCGGTGACCGGGCGGCCACTCGCCCTCGCACGCGCACTCGAAAAGCTCGAACGGGCGTCGTCGGCCGAATTCGGTATTCTCTCGCCGCTGTGGATCCGCGGCGAAGTCGAGTCCGAGGAGGAGCGTCGCCTCCGAGACCTGCTCTCTACGCATCCGCGAACCGAAGACAGGGTGAAACGACTCCGAGACCACGCCGAATCGAACCGCGTCCGAATCTCCTGA
- a CDS encoding MaoC family dehydratase, with product MPTFFEDFSAGQTEEFGAYDVTEEEILQFASQYDPQWFHTDPERAREESIYGGLIASGWHTTAMMMRMLVDEFLSETAALGAKGIDELRWRRPVRPGDTLSLRLTVVETEAEGPDRGLVKTRIEVLNDTEVVCSMIALTMFARRDDERDDCGN from the coding sequence ATGCCAACCTTCTTCGAGGACTTCTCGGCTGGACAAACCGAGGAGTTCGGTGCGTACGATGTGACCGAAGAGGAGATTCTGCAGTTCGCATCGCAGTACGACCCGCAGTGGTTCCATACTGACCCTGAACGTGCGCGCGAGGAATCGATATACGGCGGGCTCATCGCAAGCGGCTGGCACACGACGGCGATGATGATGCGGATGCTCGTTGACGAGTTCCTCTCGGAGACGGCCGCCCTCGGCGCGAAAGGGATAGACGAGTTGCGCTGGCGGCGGCCAGTCCGCCCCGGTGACACGCTCTCGCTCCGACTCACTGTGGTCGAGACAGAGGCCGAAGGGCCGGACCGTGGTCTCGTGAAAACACGAATCGAGGTACTGAACGATACCGAGGTGGTCTGTTCGATGATCGCGCTGACGATGTTCGCCCGGCGCGACGACGAACGAGACGACTGCGGAAACTAG
- a CDS encoding RNA methyltransferase, with protein MPRHSKPVVVVVEPETPGNVGTIARAMKNFGLTDLKLVNPPPLEPDGEAYGFAGHAREDVLPNADEVTFDEVVEEYHTVATTAITNEDSRKHVRFPYKTPVEVRESLETVETKTALVFGREGRGLNNDELARLDEICSIPASDDYPVLNLGQAATILMYELRSLTVDETQLPDVERERATESEIERFYDNFENFLEHAEHRDHKRPKTMRMIRRLIGRAHPTDREVHTLTGLFRRATNRFDRYEDETRD; from the coding sequence ATGCCGCGACACAGTAAGCCGGTCGTCGTCGTGGTCGAACCGGAGACGCCGGGTAACGTCGGCACAATCGCGCGAGCGATGAAGAATTTCGGGCTGACTGATCTCAAACTCGTGAACCCGCCGCCGCTGGAACCCGACGGCGAGGCGTACGGCTTCGCTGGCCATGCCCGCGAGGACGTGCTTCCGAACGCCGACGAAGTCACGTTCGACGAAGTGGTCGAAGAGTACCACACGGTCGCTACGACAGCGATCACCAACGAGGACAGCAGAAAGCACGTCCGCTTCCCGTACAAAACGCCCGTCGAGGTACGCGAGAGTCTGGAGACGGTAGAGACGAAGACGGCGCTGGTCTTCGGACGTGAGGGTCGCGGCCTCAACAACGACGAACTCGCACGTCTGGACGAAATCTGCTCGATTCCGGCCAGCGACGACTACCCCGTGTTGAATCTCGGACAGGCGGCGACAATCCTCATGTACGAACTACGGTCGCTCACCGTCGATGAGACGCAGTTGCCCGACGTAGAACGCGAGCGGGCGACCGAGTCGGAAATCGAGCGCTTCTACGACAACTTCGAAAACTTCCTCGAACACGCCGAACACCGCGACCACAAGCGTCCGAAGACGATGCGGATGATTCGTCGCCTCATCGGGCGAGCGCACCCGACCGACCGGGAGGTACATACGCTGACCGGCCTGTTCCGCCGTGCGACGAACCGATTCGACCGATACGAAGACGAGACGCGAGACTAG
- a CDS encoding response regulator transcription factor, with the protein MSDAPQTVLTVDDERSLTELYAAWLSDAYEVRQANSAADALRTVASGLDPDVVLLDRQMPQMTGDDVLTELRAEGVDCPVVMVTAVDPGFDIVSMPFDDYLVKPVTNEEVQRTVAASLTRETYDEQVRRYFTLARKKAVLETSSAVTDVRSNPTSQELRRELEHVSHTADRTRDELLRRGRPLECN; encoded by the coding sequence ATGTCCGACGCTCCACAGACCGTCTTGACCGTCGACGACGAGCGTTCGCTCACTGAACTCTACGCCGCGTGGTTATCCGATGCGTACGAGGTCCGACAGGCGAACTCCGCGGCCGACGCACTCCGGACGGTCGCGTCCGGTCTCGACCCAGACGTTGTCCTTCTCGACCGGCAGATGCCGCAGATGACCGGCGACGACGTACTCACCGAACTGCGTGCGGAGGGCGTCGATTGTCCGGTGGTGATGGTGACGGCCGTAGACCCCGGGTTCGACATCGTCTCGATGCCGTTCGACGACTACCTCGTGAAACCAGTCACTAACGAGGAGGTACAGCGGACGGTTGCGGCGTCGTTAACCCGTGAAACGTACGACGAACAGGTACGACGATACTTCACGCTCGCACGCAAAAAAGCCGTGTTAGAGACCTCGTCAGCGGTCACCGACGTACGTTCGAATCCCACCTCCCAAGAGTTGCGACGCGAACTCGAACACGTCTCGCATACCGCCGACCGAACGCGAGACGAACTGCTCAGACGCGGGCGTCCGTTGGAGTGCAACTGA
- the folP gene encoding dihydropteroate synthase yields the protein MRTVDAAGLEIGDDHPPRIMGVLNVSKESPYEPSVFNDAGEAAKYVDTALIDEGADIVDVGLESANKRFEVLSAEEELDRLDTAVEVLESVSGDAVFSIETRYHEVADEALSRGFDMVNDICGFADPEMPTVCTDHDAAVAKMASPPDLERPGAIEEVDDIYDALAQNGFTDKTIVDPAFGGWSEAKTLEHDRETLRRLREFRGYGRPILVSINRKNFLREVAGRDTEEALPVSLAATSMAVERGAHVIRTHDVAETRDAALIGKEFARHRTRKSGDVTVEELDVTTPREVERHLDRLGVESPASIATEAVVRVFELDGLSDEDVRTLAAAAGDAGATVARGTTADGADSHCVLLLGTARALCETVAFSEGESESLATALHSVENGVL from the coding sequence ATGCGAACCGTCGATGCGGCCGGACTCGAAATCGGAGACGACCACCCGCCGAGAATTATGGGTGTACTGAACGTCTCGAAGGAGTCACCGTACGAACCGAGCGTGTTCAACGACGCCGGTGAGGCCGCCAAGTACGTCGATACCGCGCTTATCGACGAAGGAGCAGACATCGTTGACGTGGGGTTAGAGTCCGCAAACAAGCGATTCGAGGTCCTCTCCGCAGAAGAGGAACTGGACCGCCTCGATACCGCCGTCGAGGTACTCGAAAGCGTCTCCGGAGACGCCGTGTTCTCCATCGAAACGCGGTACCACGAAGTCGCAGACGAGGCGCTCTCGCGTGGATTCGACATGGTAAACGACATCTGCGGATTCGCTGACCCGGAGATGCCGACAGTCTGTACGGACCACGACGCCGCCGTGGCGAAGATGGCGTCACCGCCGGATCTCGAACGGCCGGGCGCTATCGAGGAAGTAGACGACATCTACGACGCACTGGCGCAGAACGGTTTCACCGACAAAACAATCGTTGACCCGGCGTTTGGCGGCTGGTCCGAAGCGAAAACACTCGAACACGACCGCGAGACGCTGCGCCGTCTCCGCGAGTTCCGTGGATACGGACGACCGATTCTCGTCTCCATCAACCGGAAGAACTTCCTCCGTGAGGTGGCCGGACGCGACACCGAGGAGGCGCTTCCCGTCTCACTGGCGGCCACGTCGATGGCCGTCGAGCGCGGTGCGCACGTCATCCGGACGCACGACGTGGCCGAAACACGCGATGCGGCGCTGATCGGAAAGGAGTTCGCCCGGCATCGAACCCGCAAATCCGGGGATGTAACCGTCGAAGAACTCGACGTGACGACGCCCCGTGAGGTAGAGCGCCATCTGGACCGCCTCGGTGTCGAATCGCCGGCATCGATTGCAACCGAAGCCGTCGTACGCGTCTTCGAACTCGACGGCCTCTCGGATGAGGACGTACGGACGCTCGCCGCTGCTGCAGGAGATGCGGGGGCAACGGTGGCCCGCGGAACGACGGCTGACGGCGCTGACAGCCATTGTGTCCTTCTTCTCGGGACGGCACGCGCCCTGTGCGAGACGGTCGCGTTCTCGGAGGGAGAATCCGAATCGCTCGCCACAGCCCTCCATTCCGTCGAGAACGGGGTTTTGTGA
- a CDS encoding 6-hydroxymethylpterin diphosphokinase MptE-like protein — MEFLDWEPVYELILDDLGYPREGDERARDVMAAYARPFDTDRVDCTGKRVAVVGAAPSLPSEVDAVADADVVFTASTATDVVRNAGYEVDLMVTDLDKNPETARRRTQNGTPVAAHAHGDNIPAIREWLPRFDAAHVLATTQAAPVENVANYGGFTDGDRAAFLADAFGAAELQFVGWEFDDPSVDAEKARKLRWAERLLYLLERRRDDRFAILDGRRESIDPLVP, encoded by the coding sequence ATGGAGTTTCTCGACTGGGAACCCGTCTACGAACTGATTCTGGACGACCTCGGCTACCCGCGTGAGGGTGACGAACGCGCACGAGACGTGATGGCTGCGTACGCGCGCCCGTTCGACACGGACCGAGTGGACTGTACTGGAAAACGGGTCGCCGTCGTCGGTGCCGCACCGTCACTGCCGTCAGAAGTTGACGCCGTCGCCGACGCTGACGTCGTGTTCACCGCTTCGACGGCGACCGACGTCGTTCGAAACGCGGGGTACGAGGTGGACCTGATGGTAACGGACTTAGACAAGAACCCGGAGACCGCCCGGCGTCGGACGCAGAACGGAACGCCAGTGGCGGCGCACGCTCACGGTGACAACATTCCGGCGATACGTGAGTGGCTGCCCCGCTTCGACGCTGCTCACGTCCTCGCCACAACGCAGGCGGCACCCGTCGAAAACGTCGCTAACTACGGCGGATTCACTGACGGGGACCGGGCGGCGTTCCTCGCGGATGCGTTCGGTGCCGCCGAACTCCAGTTCGTCGGCTGGGAGTTTGACGACCCGAGCGTCGATGCGGAGAAGGCGCGGAAACTCCGGTGGGCGGAACGACTCCTCTACCTGCTTGAGCGACGGCGCGATGACCGTTTTGCGATCCTCGACGGTCGGCGCGAGTCGATAGACCCGTTGGTGCCGTAA
- a CDS encoding cryptochrome/photolyase family protein has protein sequence MHLHWHRRDLRVSDNHGLVTAADAGDVVPVFVFDDDVLAHAGAARVRFMLDALARLRETYRERDSDLVVVRGDPTEELPRLAAEYDADGVVWNKDYSRLARTRDEAVRRALDEAGVAHDAVHDAIHHEPGSITTNAGDPYSVYTYFWKKWRNRNKADPFSPPEADSLADVSGADLPTIEELGFSDPDATIQEAGTEAARERLAAFCEDAIYRYATDRDYPERNATSRLSADLKWGTIGIREVYAATEEAAENADSDDEAKSVEEFQSQLAWREFYTHVLYFNPDVVTQNYKEYENDIAWREDEEALTAWKEGRTGYPIVDAGMRQLREEAYMHNRMRMIVASFLTKDLLIDWREGYAHFRAYLADHDTANDNGGWQWAASTGTDAQPYFRIFNPMTQGERYDPDATYIQQYVPELRDATADEIHDWPNLSPTERETVAPEYPDPIVEHSKRRDQAISMFEAARGDDGDN, from the coding sequence ATGCACCTTCACTGGCACCGCCGTGACCTACGGGTATCGGACAACCACGGCCTCGTAACGGCCGCCGATGCGGGCGATGTCGTCCCGGTGTTCGTCTTCGACGACGACGTGTTAGCACATGCTGGTGCCGCCCGCGTCCGCTTTATGCTCGACGCACTCGCCCGGTTACGCGAGACGTACCGCGAACGCGACTCCGACCTCGTGGTCGTCCGTGGCGACCCCACCGAAGAACTGCCTCGACTCGCCGCGGAGTACGACGCTGATGGTGTCGTATGGAACAAAGACTACTCGCGACTCGCTCGCACCCGAGATGAGGCGGTGCGACGGGCGTTGGACGAGGCGGGCGTCGCCCACGACGCAGTACACGACGCCATTCATCACGAACCGGGGTCGATAACGACCAACGCTGGGGACCCTTACTCCGTCTATACGTACTTCTGGAAGAAGTGGCGCAACAGAAACAAGGCCGACCCGTTCTCGCCTCCAGAAGCCGACTCCCTCGCGGACGTGTCGGGGGCGGACCTCCCGACTATCGAGGAACTCGGCTTTTCGGACCCCGATGCGACGATACAGGAGGCGGGCACCGAGGCGGCCCGCGAGCGTCTCGCCGCATTCTGCGAGGACGCTATCTACCGGTACGCCACAGACCGCGATTACCCCGAACGGAACGCCACGTCGCGGCTCTCTGCGGACCTCAAATGGGGAACCATCGGTATCCGCGAAGTGTACGCCGCGACAGAAGAAGCAGCCGAGAACGCTGACAGCGATGACGAAGCAAAATCAGTCGAAGAGTTTCAATCGCAGTTAGCGTGGCGTGAGTTCTACACGCACGTCCTCTATTTCAACCCCGATGTGGTCACGCAGAACTACAAGGAGTACGAGAACGACATTGCGTGGCGTGAGGACGAGGAGGCGTTGACAGCGTGGAAGGAGGGTCGAACGGGGTATCCAATCGTTGACGCCGGGATGCGGCAACTCCGAGAAGAGGCGTACATGCACAACCGGATGCGGATGATCGTCGCTTCGTTCCTCACGAAAGACCTCCTCATCGACTGGCGAGAGGGATACGCGCACTTCCGTGCGTATCTGGCCGACCACGACACCGCCAACGACAACGGTGGATGGCAGTGGGCCGCCTCCACCGGAACGGATGCACAGCCCTACTTCCGCATTTTCAATCCGATGACGCAGGGAGAACGCTACGACCCGGACGCGACGTACATACAGCAGTACGTGCCCGAACTCCGCGACGCCACCGCCGACGAGATTCACGACTGGCCGAATCTCTCTCCGACCGAACGCGAGACGGTTGCGCCCGAGTACCCGGACCCAATCGTCGAGCATAGCAAACGACGAGACCAAGCGATTTCGATGTTCGAGGCGGCCCGTGGTGACGACGGAGACAACTGA
- a CDS encoding DJ-1/PfpI family protein: MHSEILLYDGFDELDAVGPYEVFETAGAFGADCSARLVTLDARETVTASHGLRVGTDGTFNPDSSDADVLLVPGGGWSDPSEPGAGMEAENGEIPDAIAAYAQRGGVVAGVCTGGMLLAHAGVLDGRPAVTHATALDDLREMNVDIQDTRFVDDGDVLTAGGVTSGLDLALHLVERECGLKIADQVAAEIEYERQTEPARN, encoded by the coding sequence ATGCACAGTGAAATTCTCCTGTACGACGGCTTCGACGAACTCGACGCCGTTGGACCGTACGAAGTGTTCGAGACGGCGGGGGCTTTCGGGGCCGACTGCAGTGCGCGACTTGTCACGCTCGACGCGAGAGAGACAGTCACCGCGAGCCACGGCCTCCGCGTCGGGACTGATGGAACGTTCAATCCGGACAGTTCGGACGCAGACGTTCTCCTCGTTCCCGGCGGGGGCTGGAGCGACCCTTCAGAACCGGGTGCGGGGATGGAAGCCGAGAACGGCGAGATACCCGACGCCATCGCCGCCTATGCCCAACGAGGAGGTGTCGTCGCGGGCGTCTGCACGGGTGGAATGCTCCTCGCTCACGCCGGCGTGCTCGACGGTCGCCCCGCCGTCACCCACGCCACTGCGCTCGATGACTTACGGGAGATGAATGTAGACATACAAGACACACGCTTTGTGGACGACGGCGATGTCCTCACGGCGGGCGGCGTCACCTCCGGGTTGGACCTCGCACTCCATCTTGTCGAACGGGAGTGTGGGCTGAAGATAGCCGACCAAGTCGCGGCCGAAATCGAATACGAGAGACAGACCGAACCAGCCCGCAACTAG
- the sod gene encoding superoxide dismutase, with translation MSYELDPLPYEYDALEPHISEQVLTWHHDTHHQGYVNGWNSAEETLESNREEGDFGSSPGAIRNVTHNGCGHILHDLFWNSMSPEGGSEPTGSLADRIEEDFGSYEAWKGEFEAAAGNAGGWALLVYDSFSNQLRNVVVDKHDQGALWGSHPILALDVWEHSYYHDYGPARGDFIDAFFEVVDWEEPSARYEQAVELFE, from the coding sequence ATGAGCTACGAACTCGACCCATTGCCGTATGAGTACGACGCACTCGAACCGCACATCTCCGAACAAGTCCTCACGTGGCATCACGACACCCACCATCAGGGCTACGTGAACGGCTGGAACAGTGCGGAAGAGACGCTGGAGTCGAACCGCGAGGAGGGTGACTTCGGTTCTTCGCCCGGCGCAATCCGAAACGTTACACACAACGGCTGTGGACACATTCTCCACGACCTCTTCTGGAACTCCATGTCCCCCGAAGGCGGTTCCGAACCGACCGGGAGCCTCGCAGACCGCATCGAGGAGGACTTCGGTTCCTACGAAGCGTGGAAGGGCGAGTTCGAAGCCGCCGCTGGAAACGCCGGCGGATGGGCGCTCCTCGTCTACGACTCGTTCTCGAACCAGCTTCGCAACGTCGTGGTGGACAAGCACGACCAGGGCGCTCTCTGGGGCTCGCACCCGATTCTCGCGCTCGACGTGTGGGAACACTCCTACTACCACGACTACGGTCCGGCCCGCGGCGACTTCATCGACGCCTTCTTCGAGGTCGTCGATTGGGAAGAGCCGAGTGCCCGCTACGAGCAGGCCGTCGAGCTGTTCGAGTAA
- a CDS encoding DUF7522 family protein — MERPSEQLLSVFREFGGEALRDVWVFDERTFEKVFVRSDVEEAIEEGGLDVERFVDNERYGFITQQTYESLYYADYSYTVRGFSTFEQFRTFFGEGPIGVFASFDLDDGDCYDYQTLNESVQSFGGELGSEAFGLGENTEKTLADAESDTGESETETDAEEDAEEMDSVKNP; from the coding sequence ATGGAACGTCCCTCCGAACAATTGCTGAGTGTTTTCCGCGAGTTCGGCGGTGAGGCGCTCAGAGACGTGTGGGTATTCGACGAACGGACGTTCGAAAAAGTGTTCGTTCGGTCTGACGTCGAAGAGGCGATTGAGGAGGGTGGTTTGGACGTTGAACGCTTCGTTGACAACGAACGTTATGGGTTCATCACGCAGCAGACGTACGAGTCACTCTACTATGCCGATTACAGCTATACCGTCCGCGGATTCTCGACGTTCGAGCAGTTCCGGACGTTCTTCGGCGAGGGACCAATCGGTGTCTTCGCCAGTTTCGATCTTGATGACGGCGACTGTTACGACTACCAGACGCTGAACGAGTCGGTTCAGTCGTTCGGCGGCGAACTCGGATCCGAGGCGTTCGGACTCGGGGAAAACACCGAGAAGACACTGGCGGATGCGGAGTCGGACACTGGAGAGTCAGAAACAGAGACAGACGCCGAAGAAGACGCCGAAGAGATGGACTCGGTAAAAAATCCCTGA
- a CDS encoding DUF5827 family protein, protein MPRPKTEFETLYPYQLYEPEEVLDDELMYTVPEIARLLQGLDPATELDAETEDQVVTWTIPWLMAHADELVINDPEGDEPGYFGIQSESRPADEIPDGADE, encoded by the coding sequence ATGCCACGACCGAAGACGGAGTTTGAGACGCTGTACCCGTACCAGTTATACGAACCCGAAGAAGTGCTGGACGACGAACTGATGTACACGGTGCCCGAAATCGCGCGCCTCTTGCAAGGACTCGACCCCGCCACGGAACTCGACGCGGAGACCGAAGACCAAGTCGTCACGTGGACGATTCCGTGGCTTATGGCGCACGCCGACGAGTTGGTCATCAACGACCCCGAAGGCGACGAACCGGGCTACTTCGGCATCCAGTCGGAGTCGCGCCCCGCCGACGAGATTCCGGACGGGGCGGACGAGTAA
- a CDS encoding MBL fold metallo-hydrolase, producing the protein MITSLAHDVQAFTSNVFLVTGDTTALVDVGANFDVVSRVRDHVDELDRVYITHTHRDHVDNVAAVREAFDVETWGFDPDQSEVDHAIADGETVQIGDDDYEALHTPGHKNDHLCFYSRDASVLFAGDLVFANGSFGRTDLEEGDRPTLIESLDRVRETIDETLSEMHTGHGPSVTERPFDDVELAGRAARMR; encoded by the coding sequence ATGATTACCAGCCTCGCGCACGACGTGCAAGCGTTCACCAGCAACGTCTTTCTCGTCACCGGCGACACGACGGCGCTCGTGGACGTGGGCGCGAACTTCGACGTGGTGTCGCGCGTCCGCGACCACGTAGACGAACTCGACCGCGTGTACATCACCCACACGCACCGGGACCACGTTGACAACGTCGCGGCCGTCCGCGAGGCGTTCGACGTGGAGACGTGGGGATTCGATCCGGATCAGTCGGAGGTAGACCACGCTATCGCCGACGGCGAGACAGTTCAGATTGGCGACGACGACTACGAAGCACTCCACACGCCGGGACACAAGAACGACCACCTCTGCTTTTACTCGCGTGATGCGAGCGTGCTGTTCGCCGGCGACTTGGTGTTCGCTAACGGCTCGTTCGGCCGCACTGACCTCGAAGAAGGCGACCGTCCGACGCTGATCGAGAGTCTCGACCGAGTGCGTGAGACGATAGACGAAACGCTCTCCGAGATGCACACCGGTCACGGACCGAGCGTCACCGAACGCCCGTTCGACGACGTGGAACTGGCCGGTCGCGCCGCTCGAATGCGATAG